The following coding sequences lie in one Caproicibacterium argilliputei genomic window:
- a CDS encoding glycosyl hydrolase family 2 protein, producing the protein MNAEEKQEALTAEAFQTPPSACRSVPFFAWNCRLNLPILLEQVRDFDQMGFGGFCIHVRTGLDTPYLGPEFLEDVHRCEQLGESLGMETWLYDEDRWPSGAAGGRVTADPALRSRHLLLTQMPYGGDTAPLPPLPYSRAGNARTENGSLLCRYEIFLTPDGLLKRARRMKTGESAQGGTVWYAYLETQAPEGWYNGNTYIDTLNPKAVQAFLTATHPYYEALLGTRFGKAVPAIFCDEPQMPRCLSLSGPFAKEDVTLPWTDDLPETYRQAYGADLWEDLPLLLWEAPEGASAAARWRWHNHLADRFARGFLQPYGSWCRAHSLLLTGHLMEEPTLQSQTAATGDAMRCYPHFGLPGIDMLCGNFEFTTAKQCASVKNQAGKPGMVSETYGATGWDFDFRKHKLHGDWQAALGVTRRVLHLAWAGMAGESKRDYPASINYQSPWWREYRGLEEHFARVAQALTRGRPVVRVAVVHPLESFWMLYGPQQQTALLREQMDWNFQQLTQWLLFGGIDFDFLDEALLPELCPHGGAPLQVGKMQYDLVLVPACLTLRHTTLERLEAFQHAGGTLCFLGQVPACVDARPDARPAALAAGCSVLPLDRQHVLEAVSPVREVTLRGADGRLTENLLYQLRQDGAQRWLFLAHGREPENLDTTQPQTVQITLQGRWRAQRWDTMTGAVSPMPICRSSEQTTTWEWNAYAYDSLLLRLLPAEKPLQKATGQQQAVQAQGITLRIPQSVPVHLEEPNCLLLDTAAYALDGSDYQESTEILRIDACLRRRLSLPQRTDSSPQPWTVPKESAVHRVRLRFFLHSEVQVPHPLLTLEQPEGARIFWNGQEQPVLPNGWWVDHAIRTVPLPPLPPGKTVLEVELPFGRQTDLEWLYLLGGFGVRAAGAQAVVTAPVSKLAFGDFVPQGLPFYGGNVTYRVPLTLPAAGRILVEVPHYRGHLVTVSMDGGSAAQVFLPPYHWESSTLCAGQHQLLLTLFGNRFNQFGPLHLFDRAYRYMGPDSWRTRGGQWSDTWQFRRTGILSTPSVQFFAQET; encoded by the coding sequence ATGAATGCAGAGGAAAAACAGGAGGCATTGACCGCGGAAGCATTCCAGACGCCGCCGTCTGCCTGTCGCAGTGTTCCGTTTTTTGCATGGAACTGCAGGCTGAACCTGCCGATTCTGCTGGAGCAGGTGCGCGATTTTGACCAGATGGGCTTCGGCGGGTTCTGTATTCATGTGCGCACCGGGCTGGACACCCCTTATCTGGGACCGGAATTTCTGGAGGATGTGCACCGGTGCGAGCAGCTGGGGGAGTCGCTGGGCATGGAAACCTGGCTTTATGACGAAGACCGCTGGCCCTCCGGTGCGGCGGGCGGCCGGGTGACGGCGGATCCCGCGCTGCGCAGCCGGCATTTGCTGCTGACGCAGATGCCCTATGGGGGGGATACCGCACCCCTGCCGCCGCTGCCGTATTCGCGCGCCGGCAATGCCCGTACAGAAAACGGCAGCCTTCTGTGCCGGTATGAGATTTTCCTGACACCGGACGGTTTGCTGAAACGCGCGCGCCGCATGAAAACGGGGGAGTCCGCGCAGGGCGGCACCGTCTGGTATGCATATTTGGAAACGCAGGCGCCGGAGGGGTGGTACAACGGCAATACATATATTGATACCCTGAATCCGAAGGCGGTGCAGGCATTCCTCACCGCAACCCATCCGTACTATGAAGCGCTGCTTGGCACGCGGTTTGGCAAAGCGGTGCCTGCCATTTTCTGTGACGAACCGCAGATGCCGCGCTGCCTGAGCCTTTCCGGGCCGTTTGCAAAGGAGGACGTGACCCTGCCGTGGACGGACGATTTACCGGAAACCTACCGGCAGGCATACGGCGCCGACCTTTGGGAGGATCTGCCGCTGTTGCTTTGGGAAGCGCCGGAGGGCGCTTCTGCGGCGGCGCGCTGGCGTTGGCACAACCATTTGGCAGACCGTTTTGCCAGAGGCTTTCTGCAGCCCTATGGCAGCTGGTGCAGGGCGCACAGCCTGTTGCTGACCGGCCATCTGATGGAGGAACCGACCCTGCAAAGCCAGACTGCCGCAACCGGTGACGCGATGCGGTGCTACCCGCATTTCGGCCTGCCGGGCATTGATATGCTGTGCGGAAACTTTGAGTTTACCACCGCCAAACAGTGCGCTTCGGTCAAAAACCAAGCGGGCAAACCGGGCATGGTCAGTGAAACGTATGGGGCAACCGGCTGGGACTTTGATTTTCGCAAGCATAAGCTGCACGGCGACTGGCAGGCGGCGCTGGGCGTCACCCGGCGGGTGCTGCACCTCGCGTGGGCGGGCATGGCGGGGGAGAGCAAGCGGGACTATCCCGCCAGCATCAACTACCAGTCGCCGTGGTGGCGCGAGTACCGCGGTTTGGAGGAACACTTTGCACGGGTGGCGCAGGCGCTGACCCGCGGCCGTCCGGTGGTGCGTGTGGCGGTGGTGCATCCGCTGGAAAGCTTCTGGATGCTGTACGGCCCGCAGCAGCAGACCGCGCTGCTGCGCGAGCAGATGGACTGGAACTTTCAGCAGCTGACCCAATGGCTGCTGTTCGGCGGTATCGACTTCGATTTTTTGGACGAAGCCTTGCTGCCGGAACTTTGTCCGCACGGGGGTGCGCCGCTGCAGGTGGGAAAGATGCAGTACGACTTGGTGCTGGTACCTGCCTGCTTGACGCTGCGGCACACCACACTGGAGCGCCTGGAGGCGTTTCAGCACGCCGGCGGTACGCTTTGCTTTTTGGGGCAGGTGCCTGCTTGTGTGGATGCCCGGCCGGATGCGCGCCCGGCTGCATTGGCTGCGGGCTGTTCGGTGCTGCCGCTTGACCGGCAGCACGTACTGGAGGCGGTGTCGCCGGTGCGCGAGGTCACTTTGCGCGGAGCGGACGGACGCCTGACAGAAAACCTGCTGTATCAGCTGCGGCAGGACGGCGCACAGCGGTGGCTGTTTTTGGCACATGGGCGGGAACCCGAAAATCTTGATACCACACAGCCGCAGACTGTGCAGATTACGCTGCAGGGGCGGTGGCGTGCACAGCGTTGGGATACCATGACCGGCGCGGTCAGCCCGATGCCCATTTGTCGTTCGAGCGAGCAAACTACCACTTGGGAATGGAACGCCTATGCGTACGACAGCCTGCTGCTGCGCCTGCTTCCTGCGGAGAAACCTTTGCAAAAAGCTACCGGGCAGCAGCAGGCTGTGCAAGCGCAGGGGATAACCCTGCGGATTCCGCAGAGCGTTCCGGTGCATTTGGAAGAACCAAACTGTCTGCTTTTGGATACAGCCGCATATGCGTTGGACGGCAGCGATTACCAAGAATCGACGGAGATTCTGCGGATTGACGCCTGCCTGCGCCGCCGGCTTTCCCTGCCGCAGCGCACAGATTCCAGCCCGCAGCCGTGGACTGTGCCAAAGGAATCGGCTGTGCACCGGGTGCGGCTGCGGTTTTTCCTGCACAGCGAGGTGCAGGTGCCGCATCCGCTGCTGACCCTGGAGCAGCCGGAGGGCGCGCGCATTTTCTGGAACGGACAGGAGCAGCCGGTGCTGCCGAACGGCTGGTGGGTGGATCACGCCATTCGCACCGTACCGCTGCCGCCGCTGCCGCCGGGGAAGACTGTACTGGAGGTCGAGCTTCCGTTTGGGCGGCAGACCGACCTGGAGTGGCTGTACCTGCTCGGCGGTTTCGGAGTGCGTGCGGCCGGTGCGCAGGCGGTGGTGACCGCGCCGGTTTCCAAGCTGGCATTCGGTGACTTTGTGCCGCAGGGACTGCCTTTTTACGGCGGAAATGTGACGTACCGTGTGCCGCTGACACTGCCTGCCGCCGGACGAATTCTGGTGGAGGTTCCGCATTATCGCGGTCACCTGGTGACCGTTTCCATGGACGGCGGAAGCGCGGCACAGGTGTTTTTGCCGCCTTACCACTGGGAAAGCAGCACCCTTTGCGCAGGACAGCACCAGTTGCTGCTGACGCTGTTTGGCAACCGTTTCAATCAGTTTGGCCCGCTGCATTTGTTTGACCGCGCGTACCGCTACATGGGGCCGGATTCATGGCGCACGCGCGGCGGGCAATGGAGCGATACGTGGCAGTTCCGCCGCACCGGCATTCTTAGTACGCCGTCTGTGCAGTTCTTCGCACAGGAAACGTGA